Proteins encoded in a region of the Strix uralensis isolate ZFMK-TIS-50842 chromosome Z, bStrUra1, whole genome shotgun sequence genome:
- the SPIN1 gene encoding spindlin-1 isoform X2 → MMKKRTSHKKHRNNVGPSKPISQPRRNIVGCRIQHGWKEGSGPVTQWKGTVLDQVPVNPSLYLIKYDGFDCVYGLELHKDERVSALEVLPDRVASSRISDAHLADTMIGKAVEHMFETEDGSKDEWRGMVLARAPIMNTWFYITYEKDPVLYMYQLLDDYKEGDLRIMPDSNDSPPAEREPGEVVDSLVGKQVEYAKEDGSKRTGMVIHQVEAKPSVYFIKFDDDFHIYVYDLVKTS, encoded by the exons AAAGCATAGAAACAATGTGGGACCAAGCAAACCTATTTCTCAGCCACGAAGAAATATTGTAGGCTGCAGAATACAGCATGGATGGAAAGAAGGGAGTGGACCTGTAACACAATGGAAGGGCACAGTTCTTGATCAAGTTCCTGTAAACCCCTCTCTCTATCTTATAAAGTATGATGGATTTGACTGTGTGTATGGACTAGAACTGCACAAAGATGAAAGAGTTTCAGCACTTGAAGTTCTTCCAGACAGAGTTG CTTCATCTCGGATTAGTGATGCCCACCTGGCAGACACAATGATTGGAAAAGCTGTGGAACATATGTTTGAAACAGAGGATGGCTCAAAAGATGAATGGAGGGGGATGGTTTTGGCTCGAGCTCCTATTATGAACACATGGTTTTATATTACCTATGAGAAAGATCCCGTCTTGTACATGTACCAACTCTTAGATGATTATAAAGAAGGTGACCTTCGCATTATGCCTGATTCAA ATGATTCACCTCCTGCAGAACGGGAACCAGGTGAAGTTGTGGACAGCCTGGTAGGCAAACAAGTGGAATATGCCAAAGAAGATGGCTCAAAAAGGACTGGCATGGTCATTCATCAAGTTGAAGCCAAACCATCTGTCTATTTCATCAAGTTTGATGATGATTTCCATATTTATGTCTACGATTTGGTGAAGACATCCTAG